One Thamnophis elegans isolate rThaEle1 chromosome 2, rThaEle1.pri, whole genome shotgun sequence genomic window, agcgccacgtaatggaatgagctcccattacttgtcccagcttctgccaacctagcagaaagcatgtaaaaatacaagtagaaaaataggaaccactttggtgggaaggtaacagcgttctgtgcaccttcagcatttagtcatgctggccacatgaccacagagatcttttcagacagagctggctctttggctttgaaatggagatgagcaccgctccctagaatcggtaacgactagcatatatgtgcgaggggaacttttatcttttccTTATTAGGCTTTCAGCCTCTAGTTGTATTTGAGTGGCCATCACAGATAGTTTCTTATTATTACTATTGATTGCTTTAATTATATACTGGAACTGTTGCCGCCGTCCTGAGTCCATATAGATCGAGCTGCCTTTAAATACTTTTAGTAAATAAATGATGGTGCCTGAAATGACCTCTCCTAGTTAtttcatgtggttgttaagaaaACAGACTCTGGActctgcagtactgccctcttaTTAATTCTAGTAGGCAGTAAGTAAACAATATAGAATGGTACCGTGAAGTTAAATAAGACCAAAGAGTGTTCCACCCCTCCCATCCACCCCTCCCATCCAGGTCCAAAAATCAATCATAAGAATAATCAATCCCTCAGTGAAGTCTGAACCCTGACTGAAAGGGCTCCAAGTAACCTGCTTCTATTATGGCATTAGTTAGCTGACACTTCTCAAAGCCTATTAACTTTGTAATTAGGGCCTTAAGAAGCACCTTCATCTTATCTGGTTCAGTTTTTATTTATGATCTCCATCCAGTCCTTCACTGGCTGCAGGCAAATATTCAGGGAGCCATGTTTCCGCATAGAAAAATAGATCTGGGTATCATTAGCATACTAAAAGCTCCCAGTTCCCAAATCTCCTGATCCCTCTCAGTGGTTTCATGCAGATGATGAAACGCTTTAGGCATAGAATAATTGTttccattttcaaaagaaaaactgtTTCCAAGTAATATCATTGGAATTCTACCAGACAGATAAGAATGGAACTCCTGTAAAGTTGTAGCCCTATATCTGAATCTCTGTGTTGTCCAGAACTGTATTCTGCTCAAGAGTATCAAAAGTCACAGAGAGATCAGGAACCAATAGTGCCATATTGCCTCCGTCAATGTTTAGAATGGTTAAGGCAATCTCAGCCCTCTAACTTATCCTGAAATCCAGCTCAGATTGTTCAGATTAATCCTTTTCCAGGATTTCCTCCTTCCAAGCATCACTCTCTCAGTCATTTCACCTAATCATGATAGGTCACAAGCTGGCCATCTCTGTGAGATTCAGGGCAAGCATATTAAGAAGCAGCCTAATACTTGTCATATTTCAACAAGGAATCATCCTGTATTTCCTCAAGAAAGTTCATTAACTATTTGGTCAAAAAATAATATGGTAATTGTATTAtcaaataatgaaaatataagaaagaaagaaagaaagaaagaaagaaagaaagaaagaaagaaagaaagaaagaaagagttttTTTTACAGATAGTTACATGAATTTCCAATCAAAGCCACTCTAAATTTCTACATACTTGCTAAACCAAACCCAGAACATATAGAAATTAAATTGCAAATTCATATCCACCAGTTTTGCTTCCTTTTTCTCTGATAAATACAAGGAAGGCAAAATAAGAAAATGTCATGCTCAAAAAAAGAAGTCCAAATTTTATTGTTGATGTTCCTCATCCAGGACATTCCTCTCGTTACACAATCAAGCTACAAATATTTCACACCCGTAACAACCATTTCAGACTCACAGAGCTGTAAAAACTGTCTAGAATATGTTTTTTCAGACAGTTCTATCAATGTGGCTTTTTGTGTTTAATCAAGATCAAACAGTAACTTCTTACACGTTCAACAAGTGTGAGATCCATAATGCCTTTGGGAACAAAACAAAAGTTCTATGCTACAATCAGAAATTGTTAAAAGTTCCAACCTATCTACCAACTAAACTTGTGTTTTTGGATTTATCTCAGAACAGTATCCCAAGTCTGGAGAAGAATGACTTCAAGAACTTCAGCCGTTTGCAAGCTCTCAACatttcccaaaataaaataagtaaaattgaAGATGGTGCTTTCATTCATACAAGCCACTTGGAATTTTTGAATCTTAGTGCAAATAATCTGCAGCTTCTCTCTAGTTCTATGTTTGATGGACTTATGAATCTTACCACCTTACTACTTGCCAGCAATAAAATATACAGGATCAACCCTTCTGCCTTTGCCAACTTGGAGAATTTAAAGGTAATTGATTTATCTTCAAATAAACTGTATACCCTGAGTGCTATGCATGCTGTCTTTAATATGAGATCTTTAAGAGAGTTGCACATCAAAGACAATGGCTTGCAGAACTTCTCAACCAAAGAAATTATTAGTGCACCTCCATTGCTTGAGCTAGATGTATCCCATAATCCAATTTCCCTCGTTAATATTACAACTCCAGTTCTACAAAGACTTTTGTCACTTGATTTATCTTTTGCCATTGCCAACGACTCTATTATATGGGAAATAGAAGATTCTTGCTTTCTGGAAGGCTTAAAGGCATTATATTTAGGAGGGATAGCAATGAAGCCATCTGAAATCTCAAAAGTGATCCAAATGCTGAATTGTTCCCAGTTAGAGATTATTCACTTAAACCAGTTAAATATAAACGAATCAGATAATCTTATAGAAAAGGTATGCCAATTGCACCAGCAAGTTCAAAATCTTAACTTTCAAGGCAATAAGTTCACAAGCATTAAGGCGGGGGCTTTTGAAAATTGCACACATTTAAAGCTTTTGAATATGTCATTTAACATGTTGACAAGGCTACCAATGGCATCTTTTCAATCACTGAATTCGCTGCATTTCATTTCTTGGACAAACAACATATCCACTCTTGTTCCAATTATTACCTCTAATGTATCATTATTAGAAAGCCTAGATCTTAGCTTTAATGAAATCAAAAAAATTACTTCTGATGACTTcagatatttaaataatttaaaggcCTTCTACATCAATGGAAACAAGATTGATTTTGTCTCTTCACATAATTTTGATAATCTAAACAATTTGCAAGAACTAAATCTAGGGCAAAATTCTTTAACAACAATCACACAacctttctcaggaagcctaaaTAAACTGGAAGTGTTGGTGCTCAGGCGCAATAATTTGGAAACTATAGAGAAGGGAATTTTTAAGAATCTTTCTTCTCTTCGGTTTCTTAATCTGGCAGACAATAGGATTGACACAATAGTACCAGGAGCTTTTGAAGGCCTGAACAACCTACAGATTCTTATTCTTGGACATAACAGTATAGGTGCAAAACCTTTTCGGGGAGACTTTTTTCAAGGGGCAAGCTCTTTAGCAGACCTTGATCTTTTTAATAATTATATCAGCTATGAATCCACAAAACTGCTTGCCAATCCACCCTTTAGACTTTTGAGATCTTTAAAGAAACTAAAGATAAACAGCCAGGGTGGCCAAGGACTTAAGTATTTTCCAGTGAATTTTTTTGAAGGTTTGGAATCCATTGTGCAGCTCCATGCAGgcaatttagccatctcttctTTAGAGCCAGAGACATTCACCTTTACTCCTACTCTTCAAGAGCTTGATTTGAGCAACAATAACTTTATTTCACTAAGCAATACTTTATTCCACCCCATATCAAAGCTGAAAGAGCTGCACCTGAATAGAAATAAGCTGAATTCTCTCAATTTTTTTCTCAATGCCAACCTTTCAAGACTGACTCTCTTCAGAGCAACTGGAAATGTTATAGACGTTATCACAGACGAGCAATTAAGCTCTttaccttcccttcttttcctagaTCTCAGGCAAAACAATTTCATCTGTAAATGTAGCAACCAAATGTTTATTCAGTGGTCCCTGCAGAATCCTAAAACTCAGGTGCTCCATTTCTATAAGTACACTTGCGCTTTCCCTCCAGCATATAAAGGAAATCTGCTATGGACTTTTAACACATCTTCTTGCTTTATTGATTATGAATTTATCCTGTTTATTGCAAACGCAACAGCAGTTTTTTCACTTATGCTTGCCTGTTTCTTTTATCAATGGAAATTGCACATGGTCTACATGTTTCACCTGTTGCTTGCTTATTATATTGacaagaaacaaaaaaggaaggggcAAGGTACGGGATATGATTATGATGCCTTCCTTTCCTACAACACCCATGATGAGAAATGGGTAGAGGATGACCTACTTCCAGTGCTGGAAAACCAATATGGCTGGAAAGTTTGTTTGCATCACCGGGACTTCGAGCCAGGACGGTCCATCCTTGAAAACATTGTAGATAATATCTACGCAAGCAGGAAGACAATTTGTATAATAAGTCATCACTATCTGGAGAGCGAGTGGTGTTCCAAGGAGATACAAGTAGCAAGCTTTCGCATCTTTGATGACCATAAGGATGTCCTGGTTCTTATCTTCCTGGAAGACATTCCTACAGAATACCTTTCCCCCTATCACAGAATGAGGAAATTGCTAAAGACAAAAACTTACCTCAAATGGCCGGAAGATGAGCAGGAAATTCCATTGTTTTGGCACAAGCTCAATATGGCTATGAAAACAGGAGAtggaaaagaggatgaaaatcctgTTTTGGCTGGATTTGTTCCCGATGAAATTCCATAAAGACTCCATTCTTCATAAAGAATAGCTACAGGATGCTTAATCAACATATGTCTTTACAAATTatcattataggtagtcctcaacttctgaccacaattcagcctaaaatctctgttgctaagtggaacatttgttaagtgaatcgtcttttatgacccttcttgtcacagttattcagtgagtcactgcagttgttaagttagtcacacggttggtaagggaatctggctttcccattgattttgcttgtcagaaggtcgctaaaGGGGATCTTGTGACCCTGagccactgcaaccatcataaatatgaatcaattgccaaatgTATGGATTGtttttgacatattttttttattattttttcccttctacaacaccttacagtcattatatcaacattgttatgtcatcatacctgtaaatgtatataatattttgcttctatatttacaccctttatacacagttctatatatattttatatatattgttttttggcttaattaattttgttcctgttttgcagccatttgtaccaattgttccaaatttcataatattccaactcttctttatattttaatttcagtgttaatttgtccatctctgcacaatccaaagtttttttatcactaattcatccgagggggtattattttgtttccagcattgggcaaatgctattctagctgtagttagcagatgtgttaatatgtacttaattttctttgtatatttccctttgattattcccagtagaaagatttcaggtttgtattttatctattctcctgtaatttcttgcacccatttccaaatctttgtccaatatttttgtatttccgggcaggtccaccatatgtgataataggtcccttgtaaACGTacgaaatttgatcacatgacagtggagatgctgcaacggtcataaatgtgaaaagtgaaaaacagtcataaatcacttttttcagtggtgttgtaactttgaattgtcactaaatgaactgtaataagttgagaattacctgtacaaATATTCCTATCGgttatttgcctttttttcttatgcaggtttttttttatttcattgagaaatagtaaaaaaacagaattttaaaaaacacttgtttttttcatgttttcattttGAGCTTTCTACGCTCATCTGTTGCTTTACTATATATATTTGTGAACAGGAAATGTTATATCTAAAAACTAAACTTACAACCTATTCCTAGCATTTTTATCTAGAAGTGACGGCAACTATATTCATGGAATGTTAAATAGACTTGGACTTCTCCAGTTTTCAGCAAACTTACTGGGCTTACATTTTATTAAAGTCAGTGGTGTTTACTTCCATAT contains:
- the LOC116504196 gene encoding toll-like receptor 13, with amino-acid sequence MFFQTVLSMWLFVFNQDQTVTSYTFNKCEIHNAFGNKTKVLCYNQKLLKVPTYLPTKLVFLDLSQNSIPSLEKNDFKNFSRLQALNISQNKISKIEDGAFIHTSHLEFLNLSANNLQLLSSSMFDGLMNLTTLLLASNKIYRINPSAFANLENLKVIDLSSNKLYTLSAMHAVFNMRSLRELHIKDNGLQNFSTKEIISAPPLLELDVSHNPISLVNITTPVLQRLLSLDLSFAIANDSIIWEIEDSCFLEGLKALYLGGIAMKPSEISKVIQMLNCSQLEIIHLNQLNINESDNLIEKVCQLHQQVQNLNFQGNKFTSIKAGAFENCTHLKLLNMSFNMLTRLPMASFQSLNSLHFISWTNNISTLVPIITSNVSLLESLDLSFNEIKKITSDDFRYLNNLKAFYINGNKIDFVSSHNFDNLNNLQELNLGQNSLTTITQPFSGSLNKLEVLVLRRNNLETIEKGIFKNLSSLRFLNLADNRIDTIVPGAFEGLNNLQILILGHNSIGAKPFRGDFFQGASSLADLDLFNNYISYESTKLLANPPFRLLRSLKKLKINSQGGQGLKYFPVNFFEGLESIVQLHAGNLAISSLEPETFTFTPTLQELDLSNNNFISLSNTLFHPISKLKELHLNRNKLNSLNFFLNANLSRLTLFRATGNVIDVITDEQLSSLPSLLFLDLRQNNFICKCSNQMFIQWSLQNPKTQVLHFYKYTCAFPPAYKGNLLWTFNTSSCFIDYEFILFIANATAVFSLMLACFFYQWKLHMVYMFHLLLAYYIDKKQKRKGQGTGYDYDAFLSYNTHDEKWVEDDLLPVLENQYGWKVCLHHRDFEPGRSILENIVDNIYASRKTICIISHHYLESEWCSKEIQVASFRIFDDHKDVLVLIFLEDIPTEYLSPYHRMRKLLKTKTYLKWPEDEQEIPLFWHKLNMAMKTGDGKEDENPVLAGFVPDEIP